In the genome of Patescibacteria group bacterium, one region contains:
- a CDS encoding type II secretion system F family protein: MNKNQQIAFLKKMYILLRAGISLEDCFTSQAQYGSERIRTSMTTAVQLLQQGTALSEIFKNHFKYDPLTYSLITAGEHSGTLKENIFYASETLAKQQKLQQTIISSLFYPLIIGCMTLVLSGFLLFVIFPKIQPLFRTFKTALPWSTQFLIYLSTFLVHYGIYILSGSIFCTVLYRFLHKKYAHIKKIQDSIFLKTPSIKSFIILYQSARITRSIGVMLKGGLPLDAAVRLTNTTLFNSQYKHMLLSVYIDLHQGKSFSQSCKRFTHLIPQETYTLLATAEMAGTLPETCIYCAELLDEQVESLSKAYSRMLEPLLMIVMGLIVGFVALSMLTPLYSITQNIKH; the protein is encoded by the coding sequence ATGAATAAAAACCAACAAATAGCTTTTCTTAAAAAGATGTATATTCTATTACGCGCAGGTATTTCACTTGAAGACTGCTTTACCTCTCAAGCACAATACGGTTCTGAGCGTATACGTACATCAATGACAACTGCAGTTCAATTGTTGCAGCAAGGCACTGCTTTATCTGAAATATTTAAAAATCATTTCAAGTATGATCCACTTACCTATTCACTCATTACAGCAGGGGAACATAGCGGGACTCTTAAAGAAAACATTTTCTATGCATCTGAAACACTCGCAAAGCAACAAAAACTTCAACAAACTATTATTTCCAGTCTTTTCTATCCGCTTATTATAGGGTGTATGACTTTGGTGCTGTCTGGATTTTTACTTTTTGTTATTTTCCCCAAAATCCAACCATTATTTCGGACATTTAAAACCGCATTGCCTTGGTCGACTCAATTTCTAATATATCTAAGTACATTTTTAGTACATTACGGAATATATATTCTCTCAGGTAGTATTTTTTGCACGGTACTCTATAGATTTCTTCATAAGAAATATGCTCACATTAAAAAAATTCAAGATTCTATATTTCTCAAAACCCCTAGTATTAAAAGTTTTATTATTTTATATCAATCAGCTCGTATCACAAGATCAATAGGAGTAATGCTTAAAGGTGGATTGCCTCTTGATGCTGCAGTTCGGCTAACAAATACTACATTATTCAACTCACAATATAAACACATGCTTCTTTCAGTATATATAGATCTTCATCAAGGTAAATCTTTTTCTCAATCATGCAAACGATTTACACATTTGATTCCTCAAGAAACATATACATTACTCGCAACAGCAGAAATGGCAGGAACACTTCCAGAGACATGTATATATTGTGCTGAGTTATTGGATGAGCAGGTTGAATCTCTTTCAAAAGCATATTCAAGAATGCTTGAGCCGCTACTTATGATCGTAATGGGACTAATTGTAGGTTTTGTTGCACTTTCAATGCTCACTCCACTCTACAGCATCACTCAGAATATTAAGCATTGA
- a CDS encoding GspE/PulE family protein: MHEQSASEVLHTIFKRAYEENASDIHIDPTEHHIKIQMRVDGILITQDPLPKFLHEQLILLIKIRARLRTDEHLTSQDGRLRISISTSLYIEARVSLLPTFYGENAVIRLLKETFAAQSLSSLGLSKIDEGKISRALKKRHGMILVTGPTGSGKTTTLYTILKQLNNSTQAIITLEDPVEYTLPGIRQIPVSPHLHFNNGLRALVRQDPDIIMVGEIRDSDTAHVAVHTALTGHLLLSTIHTSNSVTALPRLLDMGVDPYLVASTLEIVIAQRLVRKLCTYCKNNTGCEQCNFTCYKERIGIYEVLVITDALRAAIMNRTSSAELQKIAEREAMTPMHDNGSTLVAEGITTHEELARVLYE; encoded by the coding sequence ATGCATGAACAGTCAGCATCTGAAGTACTCCATACTATCTTTAAGCGTGCATATGAGGAAAATGCCTCGGATATTCATATAGATCCAACAGAACATCATATTAAAATTCAGATGCGTGTTGACGGGATTCTTATAACCCAAGATCCCCTTCCCAAATTTTTGCACGAGCAACTAATTCTACTTATAAAGATCCGAGCTCGTTTGAGAACTGACGAACATCTCACTTCTCAAGATGGCAGACTTAGAATAAGTATAAGTACAAGTCTATATATAGAAGCACGCGTTTCTCTATTGCCCACCTTTTATGGAGAAAATGCTGTTATAAGATTACTAAAAGAAACGTTTGCTGCACAGAGTTTATCTTCACTAGGATTATCTAAGATTGATGAAGGAAAAATTAGCCGAGCACTAAAGAAGCGTCACGGAATGATTTTGGTGACAGGACCTACTGGTTCTGGCAAAACCACAACACTGTATACGATTTTAAAACAGCTTAATAACTCTACTCAGGCAATAATTACACTCGAAGACCCAGTGGAATATACCTTGCCTGGAATACGACAAATCCCCGTAAGCCCTCACCTGCATTTTAATAATGGTTTACGTGCACTAGTTCGCCAAGACCCGGATATCATTATGGTTGGTGAAATTAGAGACTCAGACACAGCTCATGTTGCGGTGCATACTGCACTTACTGGGCATCTATTACTTTCTACGATTCATACGAGTAATTCTGTAACGGCATTACCACGGTTACTTGATATGGGCGTGGATCCATATCTTGTTGCTTCTACATTAGAGATCGTTATTGCTCAAAGATTAGTTCGTAAATTATGTACTTACTGTAAAAACAATACCGGTTGCGAACAATGTAATTTCACCTGCTACAAAGAACGGATTGGTATTTATGAAGTACTAGTTATTACTGATGCTTTACGTGCAGCAATTATGAACAGAACATCAAGTGCTGAACTTCAAAAAATTGCCGAGCGTGAAGCAATGACTCCAATGCATGATAATGGAAGCACATTAGTTGCGGAAGGAATCACTACACATGAAGAATTAGCGCGAGTGCTCTATGAATAG
- a CDS encoding GatB/YqeY domain-containing protein — MSLQTDIKAGIKTAMLAKDPVKTNVLKGISAAMTNELVTIGRTPQAELSDEEVLTVIKRQVKQRKDSIAQFVEGGREDLAADEKAELAILETYLPAAMPKEEIKKVAEAKKAELGITDKAKMGMLIGAVAKELKGTAAEGSDIKEVVESLFA; from the coding sequence ATGTCACTTCAAACAGATATTAAGGCAGGCATTAAGACCGCCATGCTCGCAAAGGACCCAGTTAAGACAAATGTTCTTAAGGGAATCTCTGCAGCAATGACAAACGAGCTCGTTACTATCGGCCGAACACCTCAGGCAGAATTGAGTGATGAAGAAGTACTTACTGTTATTAAGCGCCAGGTAAAGCAGCGAAAAGATTCAATCGCTCAGTTCGTAGAAGGAGGACGAGAAGATCTTGCTGCAGATGAAAAAGCAGAGCTCGCAATTCTAGAAACATACCTCCCTGCTGCAATGCCAAAGGAAGAAATCAAGAAAGTAGCAGAAGCAAAGAAGGCAGAACTTGGAATTACAGACAAAGCAAAAATGGGAATGCTTATTGGTGCTGTTGCAAAAGAATTGAAAGGCACAGCTGCTGAAGGATCTGACATCAAAGAAGTTGTAGAAAGTCTCTTCGCATAA
- a CDS encoding M15 family metallopeptidase → MKKYLFIALLVLALGGATLFGSYKYSTNRDTNNSDKKIIENLQASTTDLQARLDRSEKEKLDLVNALNEAASKNTAFATQLNAVTQKADKLEWLRQLDTQLLAKYSKVFFLNENYEPADIAPIDTKYLTDQKRTYQVGILYQVLPFLQKMLTDAEQADVTIKVASAYRSFDEQKSLKSSYTVRYGSGANAFSADQGYSEHQLGTTLDFTSPKVNGGLVTSFDKTDAFTWMKENAHKYGFTLSYPPNNKFYVYEPWHWRFVGIELATKLKTENKSFYDLDQREIDTYLGNMFNK, encoded by the coding sequence GTGAAAAAATATTTATTTATTGCACTTTTAGTGCTCGCATTAGGAGGGGCTACATTATTTGGAAGTTATAAATATTCAACAAATCGCGACACAAACAATTCTGATAAAAAAATTATTGAGAATTTACAGGCATCAACCACAGATCTTCAGGCCCGTCTCGATCGATCTGAAAAAGAAAAGCTTGATTTGGTAAATGCATTAAATGAAGCAGCAAGTAAAAACACAGCATTTGCTACCCAGCTTAATGCGGTAACTCAAAAAGCGGATAAGCTTGAATGGCTTCGACAGCTTGATACGCAACTCCTCGCTAAATATTCAAAAGTATTTTTCTTGAACGAAAATTATGAACCAGCAGATATTGCTCCTATTGATACAAAATATCTCACCGATCAAAAACGAACCTATCAAGTAGGGATTCTCTATCAAGTGCTTCCCTTTCTCCAAAAGATGCTCACAGATGCTGAGCAAGCAGATGTAACAATTAAAGTTGCGTCTGCCTACCGATCTTTTGATGAGCAAAAATCTTTGAAATCTAGTTACACTGTCCGATACGGATCTGGAGCAAATGCATTTTCTGCAGATCAAGGATACTCAGAACATCAACTAGGAACCACACTGGATTTTACGAGTCCAAAAGTAAACGGCGGTTTAGTAACTAGTTTTGATAAGACAGATGCTTTTACCTGGATGAAAGAAAATGCTCACAAATATGGATTCACACTTTCATATCCTCCCAACAATAAGTTCTACGTGTACGAACCATGGCACTGGCGCTTTGTAGGAATAGAATTGGCTACTAAATTAAAGACAGAAAATAAATCTTTCTACGATCTCGATCAACGAGAAATCGATACATATTTGGGAAATATGTTTAATAAGTAA
- a CDS encoding phosphoglycerate mutase family protein — protein MSKYLIVMRCGQAEFQPDVRKYGVWQRDAPLTNPGRLKMMRAAQGLKLWGCITEVHCSTYPRAVDSMEILVHTLGLKVGAVRTPNESLDPCDPDEWDHEYATWLGDRPMLTAPMLTPTDLRRMWPRLIDNCILRVHEGSKKVVEGLGLEETALLVSHNPLVSFAEHAWSEMPFRALIGCGESVILEFTDDHQFASSTFIPIV, from the coding sequence ATGTCAAAGTATCTCATCGTCATGAGATGTGGTCAGGCTGAATTCCAGCCTGATGTTCGGAAGTATGGGGTGTGGCAGCGCGATGCTCCGCTTACCAACCCTGGTCGACTTAAGATGATGCGTGCTGCACAAGGACTCAAGCTTTGGGGCTGTATCACAGAAGTTCATTGTTCCACCTACCCTCGGGCAGTTGATTCGATGGAGATTCTGGTGCACACACTTGGGCTTAAGGTCGGTGCAGTACGTACCCCAAACGAGAGCTTAGATCCTTGTGACCCCGACGAATGGGATCACGAGTACGCCACGTGGCTGGGTGACAGACCGATGCTCACCGCTCCAATGCTTACTCCAACTGATCTTCGGAGAATGTGGCCGAGGCTCATCGACAACTGCATCTTGCGAGTACACGAGGGATCAAAGAAGGTTGTGGAAGGCTTGGGCTTAGAAGAAACAGCCCTGTTGGTCAGTCACAACCCCCTCGTGAGCTTCGCTGAACACGCATGGAGCGAGATGCCGTTTCGGGCACTCATTGGTTGCGGCGAATCAGTGATACTCGAGTTCACCGACGACCACCAATTCGCCAGTTCCACATTCATTCCGATCGTCTAG
- a CDS encoding DNA recombination protein RmuC, translating to MTTILIVLIIVLTAILGAMVAVILNLMKRQDEPKEDIGVKLLLEQINELNRTVDGKMSDLSRTMDFKITESGKMMNESVRMQFTESSKLIQNVTSGLTKLDETNRQVVSFADQLQSLSDILKNPKQRGILGEYYLETLLKNVLPPGSFQMQYGFTDGTIVDAAVFVKDKVIPVDSKFSLENYNRLVETKDELERDRLEKVFVSDLKKRIEETSKYIQPKEGTMDFAFMFIPHEAIYYDLLTNRIGVLKEESENLIQRAASKYHVIIVSPTSFLAYLQTVLQGLKALQIEESVKGIIKNVGELQKHLKTYEEYHGKMGNALGTVVSHFNNSHKEFKKIDKDILRISGESLQIEALTLDKPEMEE from the coding sequence ATGACTACGATTCTTATAGTTTTAATTATTGTATTAACTGCAATTTTGGGGGCAATGGTTGCTGTTATTTTGAATTTAATGAAACGGCAGGATGAACCAAAAGAAGATATTGGAGTAAAACTATTGCTCGAGCAAATTAATGAATTAAACAGGACTGTAGACGGCAAAATGAGCGATTTGTCTCGCACTATGGACTTTAAAATTACTGAATCTGGCAAAATGATGAATGAATCCGTGCGTATGCAATTTACTGAATCTTCAAAACTAATTCAGAATGTGACTTCAGGACTCACAAAGCTCGATGAAACCAATAGACAAGTAGTTTCCTTTGCGGATCAACTTCAAAGTTTGTCAGATATATTGAAAAATCCAAAACAACGAGGGATTTTAGGTGAATATTATTTAGAGACTCTTTTAAAGAACGTGTTGCCACCAGGAAGCTTTCAAATGCAATATGGCTTTACGGATGGCACTATTGTCGATGCTGCGGTGTTTGTGAAAGACAAAGTAATCCCAGTAGATTCTAAGTTTTCACTTGAAAACTATAATAGATTGGTTGAAACAAAAGATGAATTAGAACGAGATAGGCTTGAAAAAGTATTTGTGAGTGATTTGAAGAAAAGAATAGAAGAAACCTCAAAATATATTCAGCCCAAAGAAGGAACTATGGATTTTGCATTCATGTTTATTCCTCATGAAGCTATCTACTATGATTTGCTCACAAATAGAATTGGTGTATTAAAAGAAGAATCTGAAAATTTAATCCAGAGAGCAGCAAGTAAGTATCACGTAATTATAGTTTCCCCAACAAGCTTTTTGGCATATTTACAGACAGTATTGCAAGGATTGAAAGCACTTCAGATTGAAGAATCAGTAAAGGGTATTATTAAAAATGTGGGTGAGCTTCAAAAGCATTTAAAGACATACGAGGAATATCATGGAAAGATGGGAAATGCATTGGGAACTGTCGTAAGTCACTTTAATAATTCTCATAAAGAATTTAAAAAGATAGATAAAGATATCTTAAGAATTTCAGGTGAGTCGCTTCAGATAGAAGCTCTTACACTCGATAAGCCAGAAATGGAGGAATAA
- the rplU gene encoding 50S ribosomal protein L21 codes for MEFAVIQTGGKQYKVSAGDTITIEKLIGDFKAGDTITFNDVLLTDSGSDTKFGSPFIGGAKVVGELVQIGRAQKVTVIKYKQKSRYFKKNGHRQPFFKVKISSI; via the coding sequence ATGGAATTTGCAGTAATTCAAACCGGCGGTAAGCAATATAAAGTCTCAGCCGGAGACACTATTACCATTGAGAAGCTCATTGGTGATTTTAAGGCGGGTGATACGATTACTTTTAACGACGTACTCCTCACTGATTCTGGTTCTGACACAAAGTTTGGTTCACCATTTATTGGCGGAGCAAAGGTTGTAGGGGAGCTTGTACAAATTGGACGAGCACAGAAAGTAACAGTTATTAAATACAAGCAGAAGAGTCGATACTTCAAGAAAAACGGCCATCGACAGCCATTCTTTAAAGTAAAAATCTCATCAATCTAA
- a CDS encoding toprim domain-containing protein: MNSIQKLTEYFSDFPGIGPRQARRFVYHLLTRNPEYLQQLSRMIVDLKRDIRICSSCFRFFQDQHTPATLCDICCSPSRDRSILMIVSRDVDLENIEKTRSFSGLYFVLGGAVPILEKNPETRIRQRELLSMYETRAQSGELKEVIMALNATAEGENTIDYLENLLKPQALEHSIKISHLGRGISTGTELEYSDSDTIKNALNNRK; this comes from the coding sequence ATGAACAGCATCCAGAAACTCACGGAGTATTTTTCTGATTTCCCAGGGATTGGTCCTCGCCAAGCTCGACGTTTTGTCTACCATCTCCTCACCCGCAATCCTGAATATCTGCAGCAGTTGAGTAGAATGATTGTAGATTTAAAAAGAGATATAAGAATCTGTAGTTCGTGCTTTAGATTTTTTCAAGATCAACATACTCCGGCAACACTCTGTGATATTTGCTGCAGTCCTTCACGCGACCGAAGTATTCTTATGATCGTGAGCCGAGATGTGGATTTAGAGAATATAGAAAAAACTCGATCTTTCTCAGGTCTTTATTTTGTATTAGGAGGTGCAGTACCAATTCTTGAAAAAAATCCTGAAACTCGTATACGTCAACGAGAACTTTTAAGTATGTATGAAACTCGTGCCCAGTCTGGTGAGCTCAAAGAAGTTATTATGGCATTGAATGCCACTGCAGAAGGCGAAAATACTATTGATTACTTAGAAAATTTGTTAAAACCTCAAGCACTTGAGCATTCTATTAAAATCTCACACTTAGGCCGAGGAATTTCAACAGGTACAGAATTAGAATACTCAGATTCAGATACTATCAAAAACGCTTTAAATAATCGGAAATAA
- the dnaB gene encoding replicative DNA helicase: MAEFKKFSKYPPKEEKKTPYLRVPPQSIDAEMALLGSIMLRPDVMHEILDFIKEDSFYSQKHRIVYKHMNELFTKSTPIDLLSLSAVLRDQGVLDNVGGATFLTELVNMVPSASNVKHYAEIVQKKHLMRKLIESAEDISSLGYDETIDIEQMLDTAEKKIFEVTNFSSSQRFIQLNETLSEAWDRLDKLSKNTEEMRGVPTGFKDLDNKLAGFQKSDLIILAARPSMGKTSFALDIARQAAVMHNVPVGIFSLEMSSQQLVDRLLAAESRVDSWKLRTGKNIVEQDFEAMRGAIDRLAKAPIFIDDQPANNILKMRSVARRLKADKGLGMIIVDYLQLMAPTNAGKNDNVVQQVTEISRSLKQLAREMEVPVIALSQLSRAVEQRGGRPRLSDLRDSGSIEQDADVVMFIHREDKQNKAEGARQNIAEILIEKHRNGPTGLIELYFDDKKTTFLSIDASNRGDVGGSGGGDDDF, encoded by the coding sequence ATGGCCGAATTCAAAAAATTTAGTAAATATCCTCCTAAGGAAGAAAAGAAGACTCCGTATCTACGAGTCCCTCCACAAAGTATCGACGCCGAAATGGCACTCCTTGGTTCTATCATGCTCCGTCCTGATGTGATGCATGAAATTTTGGACTTCATTAAAGAAGATTCATTCTATTCTCAAAAGCATCGCATTGTGTACAAACACATGAATGAGTTGTTTACGAAATCAACTCCCATTGACTTGCTTTCTCTTTCTGCAGTTCTTCGTGATCAAGGTGTGTTGGATAACGTAGGTGGAGCTACATTTCTCACCGAGCTTGTAAACATGGTGCCATCAGCATCAAACGTAAAGCACTATGCTGAAATTGTGCAGAAAAAGCATTTGATGAGAAAGCTCATTGAAAGTGCTGAAGATATTTCTAGTCTTGGATACGATGAAACAATAGATATCGAGCAGATGCTTGATACTGCTGAAAAGAAAATTTTTGAAGTTACCAACTTCTCAAGTTCTCAGCGGTTTATCCAGCTTAATGAAACACTTAGTGAAGCCTGGGACCGACTCGATAAGCTCAGTAAAAACACTGAGGAAATGCGCGGTGTACCAACAGGCTTTAAAGATTTGGATAACAAACTCGCAGGATTCCAAAAATCAGATCTCATCATTCTCGCCGCTCGACCATCTATGGGTAAAACTTCGTTCGCCCTCGATATCGCTCGACAAGCTGCTGTGATGCACAATGTGCCCGTAGGTATTTTTTCTCTTGAAATGAGTTCACAACAATTGGTAGACCGTCTTCTTGCCGCAGAATCACGTGTGGACTCTTGGAAACTCCGAACCGGTAAAAATATTGTTGAACAAGACTTTGAAGCAATGCGAGGTGCTATCGATCGATTGGCAAAAGCTCCAATCTTTATTGATGACCAGCCTGCAAACAACATTTTGAAAATGCGATCTGTTGCTCGACGACTCAAAGCCGATAAAGGTTTGGGTATGATTATTGTGGACTACTTGCAGCTCATGGCTCCCACAAATGCAGGCAAAAACGACAACGTGGTGCAACAGGTTACAGAAATTTCTCGATCGCTCAAGCAACTGGCGCGAGAAATGGAAGTACCAGTGATTGCCCTTTCACAGCTTTCTCGAGCCGTGGAACAACGAGGAGGACGTCCACGACTATCCGACCTTCGAGACTCAGGTTCTATCGAACAGGACGCCGACGTGGTTATGTTTATTCACCGAGAAGATAAGCAAAACAAAGCTGAAGGTGCTCGACAAAACATTGCCGAAATTCTTATTGAAAAGCATCGAAACGGTCCAACAGGTCTTATCGAATTGTACTTCGATGATAAGAAGACGACCTTCCTTTCTATTGATGCATCAAATCGAGGTGATGTGGGTGGTAGCGGTGGTGGTGATGATGATTTCTAA
- the cysS gene encoding cysteine--tRNA ligase, with amino-acid sequence MKLTNTLTGKKEEFIPITAGKVGMYNCGPTVYDFVHIGNLRAFLLADMLRRTFEFNGLAVTQVINITDIGHLSGDGDDGDDKMTKGLKREGKPLTLEAMKELADFYTERFKENLVSLNVQLPHHMPKASEHIAEDIEFIKNLEVKGIAYTISDGVYFDTSKDPHYGKLGGISTDDSHARVESNSEKKNFKDFALWKFNAELGYESVWGKGFPGWHIECSAMSKKYLGDHFDVHTGGIDLSTIHHNNEIAQSECESGHDFVNVWLHNAFVNIEGGKMAKSQGNFLRLQSIVDKGISPLAYRYWLLTAHYRTPVNFTWEALEAAQNAYSKLVEHMRELPDDGGIIHLEYIKNFTELINDDLDTPKAIALMWFFIKDPHVSPADKKITILKFDEVFGLGFANIKKIEIEIPEEVQKLVDERAQARQNKDFAKSDELRNAIAELGFIVKDTDKGQQVFPNS; translated from the coding sequence ATGAAGCTCACCAATACCCTTACTGGAAAAAAAGAAGAATTTATTCCCATTACTGCCGGAAAAGTAGGAATGTACAACTGTGGACCTACTGTCTACGATTTTGTACACATTGGAAACCTACGAGCTTTTCTCCTTGCTGATATGTTGCGACGAACATTTGAATTTAATGGACTAGCTGTAACACAAGTTATTAATATTACTGATATAGGACACTTAAGTGGCGATGGAGACGATGGCGATGACAAAATGACTAAGGGTTTAAAGCGTGAAGGCAAACCACTCACATTAGAAGCAATGAAAGAGCTTGCCGACTTTTATACAGAACGATTCAAAGAAAACTTAGTTTCTCTCAATGTACAACTTCCCCATCATATGCCTAAAGCAAGTGAACATATTGCTGAAGACATAGAGTTTATAAAAAATCTTGAAGTAAAAGGCATTGCTTATACAATTTCAGACGGAGTTTATTTTGATACCTCAAAAGATCCTCATTATGGAAAGCTCGGAGGTATCAGCACTGATGATAGTCATGCCAGAGTTGAATCAAATTCTGAAAAGAAAAACTTTAAAGATTTTGCTCTTTGGAAATTTAATGCTGAATTAGGATATGAAAGTGTTTGGGGTAAAGGATTTCCTGGATGGCATATTGAATGTTCTGCAATGTCTAAAAAATATTTAGGCGATCATTTTGATGTTCACACTGGAGGAATAGATCTATCTACTATTCATCATAATAATGAAATCGCACAGTCTGAATGTGAATCAGGTCATGACTTCGTAAATGTGTGGCTTCATAATGCATTCGTAAATATAGAAGGTGGCAAGATGGCAAAATCTCAAGGAAACTTTTTGCGACTCCAAAGTATTGTTGATAAAGGTATATCCCCCCTAGCCTATCGTTATTGGCTCCTTACTGCTCACTACCGAACTCCCGTCAACTTTACATGGGAAGCACTCGAAGCTGCACAAAATGCGTACAGCAAGCTTGTAGAGCATATGAGAGAGCTTCCAGACGATGGTGGGATCATTCATCTTGAATATATAAAGAACTTTACTGAGCTCATAAATGATGATTTAGATACACCAAAAGCTATTGCACTTATGTGGTTCTTTATTAAAGACCCTCATGTATCACCTGCTGATAAAAAAATAACTATACTTAAATTTGATGAAGTATTTGGATTAGGCTTTGCTAATATTAAGAAAATAGAAATAGAAATTCCAGAAGAAGTACAAAAACTTGTAGATGAACGTGCGCAAGCTCGACAGAATAAAGACTTTGCAAAATCAGATGAGCTTCGAAATGCGATTGCCGAGCTAGGATTTATTGTAAAAGATACTGACAAAGGCCAGCAAGTATTTCCTAATTCTTAA
- a CDS encoding S41 family peptidase gives MSSFGKNLSKNILVAVLGVGLIGSAFVIGARYGAVNSTFAGTNVAPNIVNKDSGQPENVDFSLFWRAWDHLNEKFVETHGTSSKAITDEDKVYGAIKGLAESLGDPYTTFFPPQENKDFQAEISGNFEGVGMEVGTRDDILTVIAPLKNTPAFKAGVKAGDKILKIDNTVSTNMSADEAVSLIKGKKGTTVTLTLLGTNDSQPREVKIVRDRIEIPTLDTELRSDGIYVIKLYSFTSNSANLFRGALEQFVKSKNNKLIIDLRGNPGGYLDAAIDMASWFLPADKIVVQEDKGSNSEKIVYKSKGYNIFNNNLKVVVLVDGGSASASEILAGALQENGVGKLVGTKTFGKGSVQELVNLNPDTSLKITIARWLTPKGNTISEQGLKPDVEVKVTDADIEKKIDAQLNKAVELLLAK, from the coding sequence ATGTCATCTTTTGGAAAAAATCTTAGTAAAAATATATTAGTTGCAGTGCTAGGTGTTGGACTTATTGGAAGTGCTTTTGTAATTGGTGCTCGATATGGTGCAGTAAATAGTACCTTTGCTGGCACAAACGTTGCGCCAAATATTGTAAATAAGGATAGTGGTCAGCCTGAGAATGTTGACTTCTCATTGTTTTGGAGAGCATGGGATCACCTCAATGAAAAATTTGTGGAGACTCATGGCACAAGCAGCAAAGCTATAACAGATGAAGATAAAGTGTATGGAGCCATTAAAGGGCTAGCAGAATCTTTGGGCGATCCATACACCACGTTTTTTCCTCCACAAGAAAACAAAGATTTTCAAGCTGAAATCAGTGGTAACTTTGAAGGTGTAGGAATGGAAGTAGGAACTCGAGATGATATTCTTACTGTTATTGCACCTCTTAAAAACACTCCAGCCTTTAAAGCAGGGGTAAAAGCAGGAGATAAAATTCTTAAAATCGACAATACTGTTTCAACTAATATGAGTGCTGATGAAGCCGTAAGTCTTATTAAAGGAAAGAAGGGAACTACGGTAACTCTTACATTGCTTGGAACAAATGATTCACAGCCACGAGAAGTAAAAATCGTTCGAGATCGAATTGAAATCCCAACGCTTGATACAGAGCTTCGATCAGATGGTATTTATGTAATTAAGCTCTATAGCTTTACAAGTAACTCAGCAAATCTCTTTAGAGGAGCTCTTGAGCAGTTTGTAAAATCTAAAAATAATAAGCTGATTATCGACCTTAGAGGAAATCCAGGAGGATATCTCGATGCTGCTATTGATATGGCAAGTTGGTTCTTACCTGCAGATAAAATTGTAGTACAAGAAGATAAGGGATCTAATTCAGAAAAGATAGTATATAAGAGTAAGGGATACAATATATTTAATAATAATCTTAAGGTTGTTGTTCTTGTAGATGGTGGTTCTGCATCAGCTTCGGAAATTCTCGCAGGTGCATTGCAAGAGAACGGGGTAGGAAAACTTGTAGGAACAAAGACCTTCGGAAAAGGTTCAGTGCAAGAGCTTGTTAACCTTAATCCTGATACATCATTAAAGATCACTATTGCTCGATGGCTTACTCCAAAAGGCAACACTATTTCAGAACAAGGCCTTAAACCTGATGTAGAAGTGAAAGTAACAGATGCCGATATTGAGAAGAAAATAGATGCACAGCTCAATAAGGCGGTAGAATTGCTTTTAGCCAAATAA
- the rplI gene encoding 50S ribosomal protein L9 produces the protein MKVILLKDVKKVGKKFEVKDVADGYALNFLIPNKMAEVSNPSNTKKLDNWKTLDAAERKIQEDLLMKNLKALDGITLEIKENANEKGHLFKGVNKEEIVAELKKQGHLDIPAEYIDIEKPFKEVGEHTVAVKIGEKSAKFKLVISAQ, from the coding sequence ATGAAAGTTATTCTTTTAAAAGATGTAAAGAAAGTAGGTAAAAAGTTTGAAGTAAAGGACGTTGCAGACGGCTATGCATTAAACTTTCTTATCCCTAATAAGATGGCTGAAGTTTCAAATCCTTCAAATACCAAGAAACTTGATAATTGGAAGACTTTGGATGCTGCAGAACGAAAGATCCAGGAAGATCTTCTTATGAAGAATCTTAAGGCTCTTGATGGTATTACTCTTGAAATCAAGGAGAATGCTAATGAAAAGGGACATCTTTTTAAGGGAGTAAATAAAGAAGAGATTGTTGCAGAACTTAAGAAGCAAGGACATCTCGATATTCCTGCAGAATACATTGATATTGAAAAGCCATTCAAGGAAGTGGGAGAACACACTGTGGCTGTGAAGATCGGAGAGAAGTCAGCAAAGTTTAAGCTCGTGATCTCAGCTCAATAA